From the genome of Mesorhizobium japonicum MAFF 303099, one region includes:
- a CDS encoding carbohydrate kinase family protein, giving the protein MILCCGEALIDMLPRITTQGEPAFAPYVGGAVFNTAIALGRLGAPAGFFSGLSSDLFGGQFRDALGASKVSSTYAHTSPRPTTLAFVRLTNGQATYTFYDENTAGRMLTIDDLPSLGNEIEAMLFGAISLISEPAGGAYEEFMRREHASRVMMLDPNIRPNFIPDKAKHLRRIREMMAMADIVKLSDEDLHWFGEAGSHEDVIRNWLDRGPKLIVVTHGSEGAVGYTKDHTVTVMPEKVEVVDTVGAGDTFNAGILASLHEQGLLTKAAIGGLPQDAIRKALALGAKAAAVTVSRAGANPPWRHEIA; this is encoded by the coding sequence ATGATCCTCTGCTGCGGCGAAGCCCTGATCGACATGCTGCCGCGCATCACGACGCAGGGTGAGCCGGCCTTTGCCCCCTATGTCGGCGGCGCGGTGTTCAACACGGCGATCGCGCTGGGCCGATTGGGCGCGCCGGCCGGCTTCTTTTCGGGCCTGTCGTCGGATCTCTTCGGCGGCCAGTTCAGGGACGCGCTCGGAGCGAGCAAGGTCAGCTCCACCTATGCGCACACCTCGCCCAGGCCGACCACGCTCGCCTTCGTACGGCTCACCAACGGCCAGGCGACCTACACCTTCTACGACGAGAATACCGCGGGACGCATGCTGACCATCGACGACCTGCCGTCGCTCGGCAATGAGATCGAGGCCATGCTGTTCGGCGCCATCAGCCTGATCTCGGAGCCGGCCGGCGGCGCCTATGAAGAGTTCATGCGGCGTGAGCACGCAAGCCGCGTCATGATGCTCGACCCCAACATCAGGCCGAACTTCATCCCGGACAAGGCCAAGCACCTCAGGCGCATCCGCGAGATGATGGCGATGGCCGACATCGTGAAACTGTCGGACGAAGACCTCCATTGGTTCGGCGAAGCCGGCTCGCATGAGGATGTCATCCGCAACTGGCTCGACCGCGGCCCCAAGCTGATCGTGGTCACCCATGGCAGCGAAGGCGCCGTCGGCTACACCAAGGACCACACCGTCACCGTGATGCCGGAAAAGGTCGAGGTGGTCGACACGGTCGGCGCAGGCGATACATTCAACGCCGGCATCCTCGCCTCGCTGCATGAACAGGGCCTGTTGACGAAGGCGGCCATCGGCGGCCTTCCGCAAGACGCCATTCGCAAGGCATTGGCGCTTGGTGCCAAGGCAGCGGCGGTGACCGTGTCGCGCGCGGGCGCCAATCCGCCGTGGCGGCATGAAATCGCCTGA